The following coding sequences lie in one Spinacia oleracea cultivar Varoflay chromosome 1, BTI_SOV_V1, whole genome shotgun sequence genomic window:
- the LOC110785589 gene encoding GDSL esterase/lipase At4g10955 yields MLLAVSCEICHYGFTVAEEETEDGKRAEDDKENVGEKPLSFLLVLVLAVAAAAAAADTIKVHNLGVLSPKLTQAPPTIISPVKWGTLDEGGARPSESEVFEFCGPRHLTCVDWRRPQHRQSVAASLVKGVYVLERDCQNNRTGGNELAPWWWEFFHFKPVKTLRDQVDSSVIGVIFEYKHDNNYFTGNRFNSSVTSEDHTPPKYAIAFRGTLIKRKTEIRDLYLDAKIILNELNCSSRCKIAFEAVEGLIRGNIKELLNPNKDVWLIGHSLGAAIALQTGRDMFKLGYNLQTYLFNPPFASFPIGILPTRVLKSGTRLAKSVVTAGLSLALKRTTNGEDDPFTILRDWIPCLFVNPKDPICCEYVEYFEHREKMERRGMGKIERIATKNSIVSLISGALGKHNWEASRAGNGLGWVEIRSTHL; encoded by the exons ATGCTGTTAGCAGTATCTTGTGAAATTTGCCATTATGGATTCACAG TGGCGGAAGAGGAAACCGAGGATGGCAAGAGAGCAGAGGATGACAAGGAAAACGTCGGAGAGAAACCATTGTCTTTCctccttgttcttgttcttgctgttgctgctgctgctgctgctgctgatacT ATCAAAGTTCACAACCTCGGCGTCCTATCTCCAAAGCTAACCCAAGCGCCGCCGACGATAATCTCGCCGGTAAAG TGGGGAACACTGGATGAAGGTGGTGCAAGGCCTTCCGAGAGCGAGGTTTTTGAATTCTGTGGCCCTCGCCACCTCACTTGTGTCGATTG GAGAAGACCACAACACAGACAATCTGTTGCGGCTAGTTTAGTTAAAGGGGTGTATGTTCTAGAAAGAGACTGCCAAAACAACCGAACAGGTGGCAATGAACTAGCCCCATGGTGGTGGGAGTTTTTCCATTTCAAACCCGTAAAAACCCTTCGAGATCAAGTCGATTCCTCCGTCATCGGAGTTATTTTCGAGTACAAACATGATAATAATTATTTCACCGGAAACCGATTCAACTCGTCCGTGACATCCGAAGATCACACACCTCCAAAATACGCGATTGCATTTCGAGGCACACTCATCAAACGGAAAACTGAAATTCGAGACTTGTATTTAGATGCAAAGATAATCCTAAACGAGTTGAATTGCAGTTCCCGATGCAAAATCGCATTCGAAGCAGTAGAGGGTTTAATAAGGGGAAACATTAAAGAATTATTAAACCCTAATAAAGATGTTTGGTTGATTGGGCATTCATTAGGTGCGGCAATAGCTTTACAAACAGGAAGAGATATGTTTAAATTAGGGTATAACTTACAAACTTACCTCTTTAACCCTCCTTTCGCCTCTTTCCCAATCGGAATACTCCCAACCCGAGTTTTGAAAAGTGGGACTCGTCTCGCTAAAAGCGTCGTAACAGCTGGTCTTTCTCTTGCTTTGAAACGAACAACAAATGGCGAAGATGACCCGTTTACTATACTCCGTGATTGGATTCCATGTTTGTTTGTCAACCCGAAAGACCCGATTTGTTGCGAGTATGTTGAGTACTTTGAGCATAGAGAGAAGATGGAAAGAAGGGGAATGGGAAAGATCGAAAGAATTGCGACCAAGAATTCGATCGTCAGCTTGATTTCGGGTGCATTAGGGAAACATAATTGGGAAGCATCTAGAGCTggcaatgggttgggttgggtcgaaatcaggtcgacccatttataa